Part of the Desulfobacteraceae bacterium genome is shown below.
CTGCGACGGACATTTTGGGCGGGTTTTCACCCACCGCCGGCTCCGCCACCCGGACTTCCGCGGGAGAGCCCTGGGGGCGACCAGTGGCTGGCGCTGAGTCGCTTTGCGGCACGCTTTCCCGCTGGCGGTCCAGCGCCGACTGAAGTTGGGCGACCTGGCGCGAAAGTTCGCTCAGGCGCTCCTCGGCCGCCGCCAGTTGGGCTTCAAGATCTGCCCGGCTGGCCTCCGGTGGTGGTCTTCCCACCGTGCAGGCGCTGGTGAGCAGGGCAAGCGCGCAGCAGCCCAGGAGAATATCGGATTGCAGCATGTCACATCCCTTGGATCGCATCCGGCCCCGCGACGGGGGCGCGTCGGTGGTAGGCACCAAGCGGGCCGGTCAGCGGCGTTTGCGGCCTTGCCAGGCCACCAGGATCGGGCTGGCCACGTAAATCGAAGAATAGGTGCCCACGCAGATGCCCACCAGCAGCGCGAAGGCGAAATCGTGAATGATCCCGCCGCCCAGCGCAAAGAGCGCCGCCACGACCACCAGGGTGGTGAGGGAGGTCAGGATCGTGCGGTTGAGGGTCTCGTTGACGCTGCGGTTGATGATGGCGTGCAGGGTGTTTTTGTGGAACTTTCGCAAGTTTTCACGGATGCGGTCAAAGACGATGATTGTGTCGTTCAAGGAGTACCCGATGATGGTCAACAGGGCGGCGATGATGGAGAGGTTGAACTCCTTGTTGAAGAGCGAAAAAATGCCGACCGTGATGACCACGTCGTGGATCAGCGCGACGATGGCGCCCATGGCGTATTTGAGCTGCAGGATCCAGAAGAGAATCAGGGTTACCACCAAGGCCGCGCCGATCAGGATCGGAATGCTGAGCTGAAAGAGGCCCAGCAGGTAAACCGCCGCGATCAACGCCGCCGCCACCACGGCGCTTAAAAACCACTTCATTTCAAAGCGTCCGGAGATGTAAATGGTGATGAACAGCAGGGCGTAAAACATGGCGAAAAGGGCCTTTTCGCGCAAGTCCTGGCCAACCTGGGGCCCAACCATTTCAACCCGGCGGATTTCCCCGGCGGCGCCCGTCGCCGTCTTGAGCGCCTCGGTGACCCCGCGCTCGAAGCCCTCCCCGGTGGTCACCGACTGGTCGGTCCGAATCAGAAACTCGTTGTCTTTTCTTTCGCCGAAGGTTTGCACTGTCGAGGCCGCTATTCCCAGGGTCGAGAGCCCCGCTTGGATGTCCGCAGCCGCCACCGGCGCGGGAAACTTGACTTGGATGAGGGTGCCGCCGGCAAAGTCGATGCCGAAGCGCGGCCCCTTGTGGATGATCAGGGAGGTGATGCTGACGGCGATCATGATGATGGAAAACGCAAACGCGATTTTGCGTTTGCCGATAAAATCGATATTGACGCCGGGCTTGATAAACTGCATGGGGTCTGCCCTCCGGAAAAGGGATGGGGTGTCGGATCCGGTCCGCATCGGCGCGGAGCGAACCGGCAGCCCGATCAGATGCTCAGGGTTTTGACCTTGCGGGTCAGGAGAAAAAAATCGAAAATCAGCCGGGTCAGGATCAGCGCCGTGAACAGGCTGGCGATGACCCCCAGGCTGAGGGTCACGGCAAACCCCTTGACCGGCCCGGTGCCAAACTGGAAGAGAACCAGGGCGGCAATCAGGGTGGTGACGTTGGCGTCCAGGATGGTGAGCGTCGCCCGATCGTATCCGGCCTCCACCGCCGCCCGGTAGGTTTTGCCGATGGTGATCTCTTCACGGATGCGCTCGAAGATCAAGACGTTGGCGTCAACCGCCATACCGATGGTGAGGATGATGCCGGCAATGCCCGGCAGGGTCAGGGTGGCCTGAAAGGCGGCCAGCCCCCCGGCAATCAGCAGGATGTTGAGCAAGAGCGCGAAATCGGCCACCAGCCCCGAGAGTTTGTAGTAGATTGCCATGAAGGCGACCACCAGGATCAGGCCCACGATCATTGATATCAGGCCCTTGCGGATGGAATCGGTCCCCAGCGAGGGGCCCACGGTGCGCTCCTCGATGACGGTGACCGGCGCCGGCAACGCGCCGGCGCGCAGCACGATGGCCAGGTCGCGGGCTTCCTCGGCCGTGAAGTTGCCGGTAATGCGGGCCTGTCCGCCGGCGATCTTCTCCTGGATGACCGGCGCCGAGTAGATATTGTTGTCCAGCACGATGGCCAGCCGCTTGTTGACGTTTTCGGCCGTCACCCGCTCGAACAGGCGCGCCCCCTTTTTGTCGAAAGTGATCGAAACATAGGGCTCGTTGAACTGGGAGTCGATCTGGACCTTGGCATCCGTCAGGTAGGCGCCGGTAAGGGCCGCACGCTTGCGGACCAGAAAGGGCACCTTGGTGGTGCGGCGGGTTTCGCGGTTCTCGCTGATTTCGTAGAGCAGCTCGCTGCCGGGGAACGTGCGACCCTGGACGGCCTCCTCCACGCTGTGGGTGTCGTCCACCAGTTTGAATTCCAGCAGCGCGGTGCGGCCGATCAGATCTTTGGCCCGCTGGGTGTCCCGGACCCCCGGAAGCTGGATCAGAATCCGTTTTTCCCCCTGGATGCGAATGTCCGGTTCGCTGACACCGAACTGGTCGATCCGGTTGCGGATCGTTTCAAGGGCCTGCTCGGTGGCCATCTTGCGGATGCGGGCGGCTTCGGTCTCGGGGAGATCCATGACGATGTCCAGACGGTCGCCGGCCTCTTTGCGGGAGGCGATCCGCAGGTCGCGGAACTCCTTGTCCAGCAGAGCCTCAAACTTGTCGATGTTCTCCCGGCCCTGAAGCTGGCCCTCGATCCGGGTGCCGCCCACCTGTTGCAGCTCGGCGTAGGCGATCCGCTCGGCGCGCAACTGGTCCCGCAGCTCCTGGGTGATACGCTCGATGGTGCTCTCGACGGCCTTTCCGGTTTCCACCTCCAGCACCAGGTGCATGCCGCCCTGGAGATCCAGGCCGAGGTTGATCTTCTTTTTGGGCCAAAGGGTCGGCTGCGGCGTGTCGTTTAGGCGCATATGGACGGTGGGCATAACGAAGATCACGGCGGCGATGATGACGACCAGCACCAGTGCCGGTTTCCATGAAAGCAGTTTCAAAGCGCTCTTCCTTTCCTACAGTGCGTCTTGGCGCGCGGCCATCCATTTGTTCTCCCCAAATGCCTGTGGCCGGATGGTTCGCGCCGTGCGCTCACGAACCAAATGCCCTGCCGCGGGGCGGACACCGGCCCGCGGCTTTTTCGGATCCATCGGAACCGGGAGACCAAATCTTGACAAATGCCGGCGGCACCCACAGCAAAACCCCAGAAACGCCCGTGGGCCGGCGCCCGTGGCGTCATTTCTGGGGTTTTCGGGTGCAAAGCGGGTGAACGGGGTTATTTGCCGGCCTCGTTTTTGGCCGGTTTTTCAGCCGAGGGCGGATTGGCCGCCTGAAGGAGCGCGGTAACGTTGCCCCGGTTGAGTTTGATTTTGACCTGATCGGCGATTTCAACGGTCAGGACGCCTTCATCGACGTTGGTGATCCGGCCATGAATGCCGCCGCCGGTGATGATGCGGTCGCCCTTTTTGAGGTTTTCGATCATCGTGCGATGCTGCTTCTGTTTTTTCTGCTGGGGGCGGATCAAGAGAAAGTAAAAGATCACGAACATCAGGATCAGTGGAATGAACGCTGAAAAACCGCCGGCTCCCTGGCCGGCCGCTGCACCTCCCTGGCCCATGGCATATGCGATACTCGTCAAGACGGAACCCTCCTTGTTTGAAGTGGTGGTATTTTATGGGTCGATTTTTGACGGTTTCGCAAAAAGTCCAATTTCTGCGTTGCGCTTCATCTCGAAGTCGCTGCGGCGTACATAAGTACGCCTCACGCCGCTGAGATTCACGCGCCTTGAATTTGGAGCTTTTTTCGAAACCGTCTGTTTTTGACTTTTTACCGCTTCGTAATTTTTTGACGAAAGGAAATCACTGGCGCCTTTACCGTAAGTTGGTCGATGCTGTCAAGTGCAGGACGCCAAAACCGCACTGCCGCGGCCGTCGGGGCAGCGGTCCGGCAAAAGCCGGCGGTCCGGGGGTGGGCCGCCGATGGATGGCTGCTTAGGGCCTCGACAAAAAATAATTTCACATCTTACTGGTCTTTTGGCCCGCCCTCTGCGTTACATCCGCCGGCACATATCTCGATATGCACCGACGAATGTGCCTTGATGACGAACCAAAATCCTTCGCCATATTGTGGAATTATTTCTTGCTGTGACCCTTAGGAATCGGCGTTGGGCAGCCAGATGGTTTCCCCGTCGAACTGAATCCGGTCGACCTTGGCATAATCGATTTGATCCAGGAGGGCGAAGACATCCTTCATGCTGTAGACCACGATCTTGCTGTTGGGCTCGATCAGGTTGAGATCCGTGTCCAATTCGCGCTCGGAGACATTGTAAATGTAGACGATGCTCTCCGAGAATTTCAGGATTTTGCCGATGCCGCTGCTGCGGCCCCGGTGGTTCGGTTCATCGGCCAGGGGGGAGAGGGTCACGCCGCGGTGGGCGAAGTAGTCCTTCAGAAACTGAAAATGGATGTTCCAGATGTTTTCGTTGGGCTGAACTACGTGCACCCCGAAAGTCTCGATCTGGGTTTCCGGCCGGTCGCCGCCCTGGGCGGCGATCTCTCTTTCGACGATGGCGCCGCGCTGCAGCCGGATTTTCTCGCGGATCTCCTCCATGGACACGGTCGTGTCGCCGATTTTGACGGACTCATCGGACTGCACGATCATGTCCACCCCTTTATCGAAACCCAAGGCCGCCTTGCGCTGGTCCATCAAACTTTTGAATTCCTCGTTTTTTTCGAGTTGGCCGTAGTCCAGGACCTTCGGGCGCTCCACGGGCACCGGGCCGCTGCTCTCGGCAGCCTCCTGGGGGGGCTTGGCGGATCGCTCTTTCAACCAGTTTTTCAAACCGAATCCTCCGGCAACGACTACCACCGCCAGAAGAATCAGCAGGCCCATACGGATTTTGGATCGATCAGACTTTTGGGGAGGCATCGCTTCGCTCCTGAGTTTTTTAATCGGGTGTCGGGGTCAACCGGAAACCCGCCGACTGCTGCCGCGGTTACCTTTCGGTCTTGGCGGTGCCGGCAGGCTGGGGCACCCCGCGGGCATCCCGTCGCCCATTGGCGCAGCGGGTCGGGCTCACTCCAGCAGGACCTTGCTTTCACCGGGCGCCAGGGTGTGGTCCGCTTCGATGGTAATGGCGATCTCACGCCGGCTCTCCAGGTCGAGCAGCTCCCGGCGTTTCTTGTTCAGCAGATAATCGGCAACCGCCGGCGGCACGATGCCGCGGGCGCTGGTGATCGCCTCCTTGAGGGTTTCCAGGCTCAGCTTGCGCAAGAAACTGAGACCGAGGGTTTCGTTGGAGGGGATCACCCCCCGGCCCTGGCAGTGCGGGCAGGGGATGTAGGTGCTGTATTCGATGGAGGGCCGGATTCGCTGGCGGGACATCTCCAGCAGGCCGAATTGCGAGATCCGCCCGACTTTGGTGCGCGCCTTGTCGTTCTTGAGGTTGGCCTTGAGGGCGCGCTCCACCTCCATTTTGTGCTTGGCATCGCGCATGTCGATGAAATCGATGACAATCAGACCACCCAGATCGCGCAGGCGTAGCTGGCGCGCGATCTCCTCGGCGGCCTCCAGATTGCTGAGCAGTGCGGTCTGTTCGATGGAGGTCTTGTGGGTGGCCTTGCCCGAGTTGACGTCGATGGAAACCAGGGCCTCGGTGGGGTTGATGACGATGGAGCCGCCGGATTTCAGGTTGACCCGGCTTTTGAAGATCGATTCGATTTGGGTTTCCAGCTGGTGCTTGGTGAAAATTGGCTTGGCGCCCTTGTAGAGCTTGACCATCTTGGTCTGTTTGGGCGCGATCAGGTCGATAAACTCTCGGACCTCCTGATAGACCGTCTCATTGTCGATCAGGATTTCGCTGACATCGGCGGTGAGATAGTCGCGGATCGAGCGCAGCACGATGTTGCGCTCCTTGTAGAGCAGCACGGGGGCGGGTTCCTGGAGGGCCTTTTCCTTGATGCTTTTCCAGACGCGCAGGAGGTAGCGCAGGTCGCTGGTCAGGGAGGTTTTGGTGCAGTTGCCGGCCACCGTTCGCACGATGATCCCGAAGCCCTCCGGGACGCTCAGCTTGGAGATGAGTTCCTTGAGGCGTTTACGCTCGGCCTCGTCCTCGATCTTGCGCGAGATGCCCAGGGTTTTGCTGCCGGGCATGAGCACCATGTATCTTCCGGGAAGGGAGATATAGGTGGTGAGCATGGCCCCCTTTTTCATGATGGGGTCCTTGGTGACCTGCACCAGCAGTTCCTGCCCGGGCTTGATGATGTTTTTAATGGAGCTGTCGCCGGAATGGTTGTCCTGAAAATAATCGCTGTGAATTTCATGTTTCTGGAGAAAGCCGTGGCGCTCGACGCCGAATTCCACAAACACCGCCTGGAGGCTGGGCTCCACGCGGGTGACGATGCCCTTGTAAATGTTCCCGTGGAGAATTTCCCGGGAGGTGGTTTCGATGTGAAACTCCTCCAGCTTGCTGTCCTTGGTGTTGGCGATGCGGATTTCCTCGGAGTTGAGGGCGTTGATCAGGATATTGGTGGCCATAGATTCGTCTGTCCGTAAGGTGGTTGAGAGGTGGATGGGGTGTTGCCCGGCACCGCGGCGGTGGGTTAAGGCCCTCGGCAAGAAATAATGCCACATCTTGCTTGTCTTTTGTCCCGCCACCGGCGTTACATCCGCCGGCACATATCCCGATATGCACCGGCGAATGTGCCTGGGTGACGAACCAAAATCCGGCGCCATATTGTGGAATTATTTATTGCCGCGACCCTAAGCGGCTGCATTTGCTTACGTATTATGTCGTAAATGACTACAAGTCAAACCTTTTTTGGCCGACCGCCCGATCCGCGCTTAAGAACCCCGCCGCCTCAAGTCCGGGGGCGCAGGCGGCGGATGCATCCGGCGCCTGGTCCGAAGCAGGGACCATCGCGGGCTTGCTATTTGACCAGGAGTGTGCAATCTAAAAAATTTGGATTTTACAGCCAGAGGCCCGCCCCACGGGCCACGGCGCCGAAACAGCCGTTTGCGGGCGGCTGAGCGGTGCCTGGCGGTTCCCACCCCCCGCGGAGAAAAGCAGGACATGCAAGAGCGCTACAACCCCAAATCAATCGAGGAAAAATGGCAGAGCTTCTGGGAAACTTCCGGGCTGCTCGTGGTTTCCGAAGACCCTGCCAAGGAAAAATACTACGTGCTGGAGATGTTTCCCTATCCGTCCGGCAAAATCCACATGGGCCATGTGCGCAACTACACCATCGGGGATGTGGTCGCGCGCTACAAGCGCATGCGGGGCTTCAACGTGCTGCACCCCATGGGTTGGGACGCCTTCGGCATGCCGGCGGAAAACGCCGCCATCGCCCACAACACCCACCCGGCGCGCTGGACCTATGATAACATCGCCGCCATGCGCTCGCAGCTCAAACGGCTGGGGTTCAGCTACGACTGGGGCCGCGAGATCGCCACTTGCCGCCCCGAGTACTACCGCTGGGAGCAGTGGCTGTTTCTCAAGATGTACGCAAAAGGGATGGCCTACCGCAAGGAATCCTATGTCAACTGGTGCCAGGACTGCCAGACCGTTCTGGCCAACGAGCAGGTGGAAGACGGGTGCTGCTGGCGCTGCGGTCAACAGGTGCGGCAGAAGAAGCTCTGGCAGTGGTTTTTCCGCATCACCGATTTCGCCGAGGACTTGCTGGTGTACTGCGACCGGCTGCCGGGGTGGCCCGAGAAGGTCATCACCATGCAGAAAAACTGGATCGGCAAGAGCATCGGCGCCGAAATCCGCTTCCCCATCGAGGGGCCGGTGGCGGGGGAGGACGACACCATCGCGGTCTTCACCACCCGTCAGGACACCGTTTTCGGGGCCACCTTCATGTGCCTGGCGCCCGAGCACCCGCTGGTGCTCAAGCTCAGCGCCGGCACCCCCCAGGCCGACGCCGTCCGGGACTTCGTGGCCCGTATCGCCCTGCAGGACCGCACCAGCAAGGCGCTGGAAGCCTACGAAAAGGAGGGGGTCTTCACCGGGGCTTACTGCCGCAACCCGCTCACCGGGCGCCGGATGCCGATCTACACGGCCAATTTTGCGCTGATGGGCTATGGCACCGGTGCCGTGATGTCGGTTCCGGCCCATGACCAGCGTGACTTCGACTTCGCCCGCAAGTACGGCCTGGAGATCATCGTGGTGGTCCAACCGGAGGATCAGAACCTGAACCCTGCCGAGATGGACGCGGCCTACCCCGGCGAGGGGACGATGGTCAATTCTGGCGCCTTCGACGGGATGCCCAACCGCGAGGCCCTGGACGCCGTTGCGGCCCATTTGGAAAAGCACGGCATGGGCCGGCGCACGGTCAGCTATCGCCTGCGGGATTGGGGGATCTCCCGCCAGCGCTACTGGGGGGCCCCGATCCCGATGATTCACTGCCCCCATTGCGGCACTGTGCCGGTGCCCGAGTCCGATTTGCCGATCCTGCTGCCCGAGGATGCCGACCTGCTGGAGGGCGGGCGCTCCCCGCTGCCGGAGTTGGCCGACTTCCGCCGCACCCGCTGTCCGGCCTGCGGGGCTGACGACGCCCGCCGTGAAACCGACACCATGGACACCTTCGTGGAATCCTCCTGGTACTTCGAGCGCTACTGCAGCCCGGGCTTCAACGACGGCATGTTCGACACGGCCGCCGTGGATTACTG
Proteins encoded:
- the secF gene encoding protein translocase subunit SecF — protein: MQFIKPGVNIDFIGKRKIAFAFSIIMIAVSITSLIIHKGPRFGIDFAGGTLIQVKFPAPVAAADIQAGLSTLGIAASTVQTFGERKDNEFLIRTDQSVTTGEGFERGVTEALKTATGAAGEIRRVEMVGPQVGQDLREKALFAMFYALLFITIYISGRFEMKWFLSAVVAAALIAAVYLLGLFQLSIPILIGAALVVTLILFWILQLKYAMGAIVALIHDVVITVGIFSLFNKEFNLSIIAALLTIIGYSLNDTIIVFDRIRENLRKFHKNTLHAIINRSVNETLNRTILTSLTTLVVVAALFALGGGIIHDFAFALLVGICVGTYSSIYVASPILVAWQGRKRR
- the secD gene encoding protein translocase subunit SecD, producing the protein MKLLSWKPALVLVVIIAAVIFVMPTVHMRLNDTPQPTLWPKKKINLGLDLQGGMHLVLEVETGKAVESTIERITQELRDQLRAERIAYAELQQVGGTRIEGQLQGRENIDKFEALLDKEFRDLRIASRKEAGDRLDIVMDLPETEAARIRKMATEQALETIRNRIDQFGVSEPDIRIQGEKRILIQLPGVRDTQRAKDLIGRTALLEFKLVDDTHSVEEAVQGRTFPGSELLYEISENRETRRTTKVPFLVRKRAALTGAYLTDAKVQIDSQFNEPYVSITFDKKGARLFERVTAENVNKRLAIVLDNNIYSAPVIQEKIAGGQARITGNFTAEEARDLAIVLRAGALPAPVTVIEERTVGPSLGTDSIRKGLISMIVGLILVVAFMAIYYKLSGLVADFALLLNILLIAGGLAAFQATLTLPGIAGIILTIGMAVDANVLIFERIREEITIGKTYRAAVEAGYDRATLTILDANVTTLIAALVLFQFGTGPVKGFAVTLSLGVIASLFTALILTRLIFDFFLLTRKVKTLSI
- the yajC gene encoding preprotein translocase subunit YajC — encoded protein: MTSIAYAMGQGGAAAGQGAGGFSAFIPLILMFVIFYFLLIRPQQKKQKQHRTMIENLKKGDRIITGGGIHGRITNVDEGVLTVEIADQVKIKLNRGNVTALLQAANPPSAEKPAKNEAGK
- a CDS encoding Rne/Rng family ribonuclease; this translates as MATNILINALNSEEIRIANTKDSKLEEFHIETTSREILHGNIYKGIVTRVEPSLQAVFVEFGVERHGFLQKHEIHSDYFQDNHSGDSSIKNIIKPGQELLVQVTKDPIMKKGAMLTTYISLPGRYMVLMPGSKTLGISRKIEDEAERKRLKELISKLSVPEGFGIIVRTVAGNCTKTSLTSDLRYLLRVWKSIKEKALQEPAPVLLYKERNIVLRSIRDYLTADVSEILIDNETVYQEVREFIDLIAPKQTKMVKLYKGAKPIFTKHQLETQIESIFKSRVNLKSGGSIVINPTEALVSIDVNSGKATHKTSIEQTALLSNLEAAEEIARQLRLRDLGGLIVIDFIDMRDAKHKMEVERALKANLKNDKARTKVGRISQFGLLEMSRQRIRPSIEYSTYIPCPHCQGRGVIPSNETLGLSFLRKLSLETLKEAITSARGIVPPAVADYLLNKKRRELLDLESRREIAITIEADHTLAPGESKVLLE
- the leuS gene encoding leucine--tRNA ligase: MQERYNPKSIEEKWQSFWETSGLLVVSEDPAKEKYYVLEMFPYPSGKIHMGHVRNYTIGDVVARYKRMRGFNVLHPMGWDAFGMPAENAAIAHNTHPARWTYDNIAAMRSQLKRLGFSYDWGREIATCRPEYYRWEQWLFLKMYAKGMAYRKESYVNWCQDCQTVLANEQVEDGCCWRCGQQVRQKKLWQWFFRITDFAEDLLVYCDRLPGWPEKVITMQKNWIGKSIGAEIRFPIEGPVAGEDDTIAVFTTRQDTVFGATFMCLAPEHPLVLKLSAGTPQADAVRDFVARIALQDRTSKALEAYEKEGVFTGAYCRNPLTGRRMPIYTANFALMGYGTGAVMSVPAHDQRDFDFARKYGLEIIVVVQPEDQNLNPAEMDAAYPGEGTMVNSGAFDGMPNREALDAVAAHLEKHGMGRRTVSYRLRDWGISRQRYWGAPIPMIHCPHCGTVPVPESDLPILLPEDADLLEGGRSPLPELADFRRTRCPACGADDARRETDTMDTFVESSWYFERYCSPGFNDGMFDTAAVDYWMPVDQYIGGVEHAILHLLYSRYYTRVLESLGLVKFKEPFTRLLTQGMVCKETTACPEHGFLLPEETTGGGDDRRCGKCGRPVETGRVEKMSKSKKNVIDPNLLLERYGADTTRLFCLFAAPPERDLEWSEQGVEGGYRFLNRVWRLAALYSDRLRNASAYGGPADALAPELRAVYKKAHHTIRKVTADIEDRFHFNTAVSAVMELVNDMYAVPPEMATEGLPGVMRFAMETVTLLLAPIVPHFAEELWAELGHPDSILTAAWPSYREDALVKDSLTIVVQVNGKLRSRFTVDADADEDTIKAGALADQRAAAFIQGKPIRKVIVVQKKLVNIVV